TTCATTTTCGTTCAATACAGGCGGCTGAAAAGTTTTGAGCGGCACGGAGTTTATATTCTTCAGCGTACGTGCAAATACAGGCCCTGCCACAATGATGGTTGGAATAGCGATAACAAAACCATACAATAGCGTCAGTCCCATGTTTGCATTGAACTGTCCAACCAGCGCCGAAGGTGAAGGATGTGGAGGAAGGAACCCATGTGTAACCGATAATGAAGCCAGCATGGGCAGGCCGATGTATACGGCAGGTAATTTGTATTGGTACACCACTGAAAAGATCAGCGGCACCATCAATACAAAACCAACATTGTAGAAAAGTGGAATGCCTACGATGAATCCGGTGACCATCAATGCCCACTGGATATTCTTTTCGCCGAATGCTTTCATCAGCACATCGGTGATGCGTTTGGCGGCGCCGCTGGCGGCCACCAGTTTGCCCAGCATGGCGCCCAGCATGATGATCACCACCAGGGAACCGAGCGTATCGCCGATACCTTTCTGAACGGATCTGGTGATCTTGTCTGCAGGAATTCCCAAACAAAGTCCCGTAGCTATGGAAACTACCAGGAAGGCGAGGAAGGCGTTGCATTTGCCCCAGGTGACCAGCAGGATCAGTGCAAGCAAAGCAAAGAACACAATCAATAATGTCATGGGAGGACAGGGTGAATTGGTGTACAGTTAGTCAGCTAATATACTTATAATCCGTTATTTTTGAAGCAAGCCTTATGGATTCACTAACGCATATCGTACTCGGCGCCTGCATCGGCGAAGCTTTTGCAGGAAAACAGGTTGGAAAGAAAGCCATGTTCTGGGGCGCTCTGATGCAGAGCCTGCCTGATGTTGACTTCGTTGCATCGTTCTGGTTGAACCCGGTGAACGATCTTCTTGCGCATCGTGGTTTCACGCATTCCTTTCTTTTCATTTTGCTGGTAACGCCCCTCATGGCGCTAATTGCGGAAAGGGTGCATCGTCCGCATGATATTTCACTCAAAAAATGGCTTGCCTTCTTTAGTGTGGAGATGCTGGTGCACGTTGTGCTGGATGCAATGAATGCGTATGGTACAGGCTGGTTCGAACCTTTCAGTCATCATCGTTTCGGTTTCGATCTGCTCTTCGTGGCAGATCCGCTGTTCAGCATCTGGCCTGGTGTGGCATTTGTTGCACTGCTGGTGATGAGCAATAAGAACAGGCAGGCAAGGCTCAACTGGGTGAGGATGTCTATCGTGATGTGCGTGTTCTATCTCGGCTTCGGCGTGGTGAGCAAAACCGCCACCGACCGCGAAGTGAAAAAGATGGCTGCAGCGCAGGGCATTCAATGGAACAGATACCTGAGTACGCCAACGCCACTCAACAATATGCTCTGGTATATTGTGCTGGAAGATACTGCGGGTTACCACCTCGGTTATCGTAGTTTTTTCGACAGGGATACCAGTATGCTGTTCACTTATTTTCCGCGCAACAAAGAATTGCTGGAGCCTGTGAAAGATGAAGAAGATACACACAGGCTGATTCGTTTCTCACAGGGATATTATACGGTGGAAAAATGGGGCGACAGCACCCTGGTGTTCAATGATCTCCGTTTCGGGCAGATCATCGGTTGGAACAATCCTGATGCTGGTTTCGTTTTCCACTATTTCATGCAGAACCCTGACGATAATGAACTGGTGATCCAGCGCGGCCGTTTCACCAACTGGGATAAGGCAGCTGCCAAAGGTCTGCTGCGGCGGATCAGGGGCAATTAGTTTACGCTTATCAAAAATTCCGTTCGCTACGCTCAATTACTTACCGGATTTTATAGGTATTCACTTATGCGGGATCCCCGTGAAATCACCCCTGTTGACTATTCTCTCAGAAAAGCTGATTAACTTTACCCATACAGCTTGCAGAGATTTCTGCAGGAATAAAGGAGTGAGATTCAAATCCCGGCTTCAACTATTCTTCCCTCTGTACTCCTGGGTTCCTGTAGGGTGAGATCTCTCGCCTGGTCTTCCTGTTTTTTTGCTCGATGGTAGTGTTACACAACGATGATGATCCGGTTGCCTTTTATTGGTAATGGAACGGATAATATGAACAGCTATGGATGTTAAACTCACCACAGGAGGTAAGAGAGTCATGTCTTTTACCACGGAAATACCAGCCTTATCCAACCATCAGCCCCTGCCGGGAGCCCGCCGGG
This portion of the Pseudobacter ginsenosidimutans genome encodes:
- a CDS encoding metal-dependent hydrolase, with the protein product MDSLTHIVLGACIGEAFAGKQVGKKAMFWGALMQSLPDVDFVASFWLNPVNDLLAHRGFTHSFLFILLVTPLMALIAERVHRPHDISLKKWLAFFSVEMLVHVVLDAMNAYGTGWFEPFSHHRFGFDLLFVADPLFSIWPGVAFVALLVMSNKNRQARLNWVRMSIVMCVFYLGFGVVSKTATDREVKKMAAAQGIQWNRYLSTPTPLNNMLWYIVLEDTAGYHLGYRSFFDRDTSMLFTYFPRNKELLEPVKDEEDTHRLIRFSQGYYTVEKWGDSTLVFNDLRFGQIIGWNNPDAGFVFHYFMQNPDDNELVIQRGRFTNWDKAAAKGLLRRIRGN